The following are encoded together in the Ovis canadensis isolate MfBH-ARS-UI-01 breed Bighorn chromosome 2, ARS-UI_OviCan_v2, whole genome shotgun sequence genome:
- the LOC138432462 gene encoding small cysteine and glycine repeat-containing protein 3-like, with protein MGCCGCGSCGGCGGGCGGGCGGGCGSGCGSGCGGGCGSCNSCNSCNSCRCYRVGCCSSCCPCCCGCCGGCCSVPVVCCHRRTCSCHSCGKGCCQQKSCCQQKCSCQKQCCH; from the coding sequence ATGGGCTGCTGTGGTTGTGGAAGTTGTGGTGGCTGCGGCGGTGGCTGTGGCGGTGGCTGCGGTGGTGGCTGCGGCAGTGGCTGTGGCAGTGGCTGCGGTGGTGGCTGTGGCAGCTGCAACAGCTGCAACAGCTGCAACAGCTGCAGATGCTACCGGGTGGgctgctgcagcagctgctgcccctgctgctgtggctgctgtggGGGCTGCTGCAGCGTCCCCGTGGTCTGCTGCCACCGCCGCACCTGCAGCTGCCACTCGTGTGGGAAGGGCTGTTGCCAGCAGAAGAGCTGCTGCCAGCAGAAGTGCAGCTGCCAGAAGCAGTGCTGCCACTAG